Proteins encoded in a region of the Acidobacteriota bacterium genome:
- a CDS encoding peptidase M13 — MDIRRILIVAGLACAASVVTAQQPALKSGLDLTAFDKSVRPQDDLFRFVNGTWLKNTEIPADRPVTGTFIHLTDKAEADLYALIEELSGNPNRKPGSVAQQVGDLYVSFTNEARINRLGAEPLKPTLTRIDGITTPAELARVIGELSIVGVPGPVGGFIDADAGDPTKVALYLGQGGTTLPDRDYYLLNEPQFVEIRGKYVAYLEKIFTLAGRADAAEAAKAVMALETDFAKIQWTQVESRDAVKTYNKVDMSKLPVDMPGFDWIGWATAQGIDKTPEVVIGQPSFFKGFAAMVPTVPMATWKAWLAAQYITTAGPYLSQPFVDARFEFFGKALSGQQEQRQRWKRGVQAVNGSMGEALGQLYVAKHFPATAKARMEVMIANLIEAYRQSIGELDWMTPATKKEALEKLSKFKAKIGYPNQWRDYSSLSIAADDLLGNMERAAQVEHKYQVGKLGRPVDHQEWLMSPQTVNAYYNPVKNEIVFPAAILQAPFFDFGADDAVNYGAIGAVIGHEIGHGFDDQGRRFDGTGALRDWWTPADEAEFQKRTKLLVEQFNVLSPAPGLMVNGELTLGENIGDLGGLSIAYKAWKLSLKGNASPVLDGFTGDQRVFLGWAQAWRLKAREQYLRQQVMADPHAPAEFRANAPLGNIAGFYEAFGVKAGDKLFREPARRVRIW, encoded by the coding sequence ATGGATATCCGCCGAATTCTGATTGTCGCGGGGCTGGCATGTGCCGCCTCGGTTGTGACTGCGCAGCAACCCGCACTCAAGTCGGGCCTGGACCTGACCGCGTTCGACAAGAGCGTGCGCCCTCAGGACGACCTGTTCCGGTTCGTGAACGGCACGTGGCTGAAGAACACGGAGATTCCCGCCGACCGTCCGGTCACCGGGACGTTTATTCATCTCACCGACAAGGCCGAAGCGGATCTGTACGCACTGATAGAAGAGTTGTCAGGGAATCCGAATCGTAAACCTGGCAGTGTGGCCCAGCAGGTGGGCGACCTCTATGTGAGCTTCACGAACGAAGCGCGCATCAACCGCCTTGGCGCCGAGCCACTCAAGCCCACATTGACGCGGATTGATGGAATCACTACGCCGGCCGAATTGGCGCGAGTGATTGGGGAGCTTTCAATCGTCGGTGTGCCCGGCCCGGTCGGTGGGTTTATCGATGCGGACGCGGGCGACCCCACGAAAGTGGCGCTGTATCTGGGCCAGGGCGGCACGACCTTGCCCGACCGCGACTACTACCTGCTGAACGAACCGCAGTTCGTGGAGATTCGCGGCAAGTACGTGGCGTATCTCGAGAAGATCTTCACGCTGGCGGGTCGTGCTGACGCGGCAGAGGCGGCGAAAGCCGTCATGGCGCTCGAAACAGACTTCGCGAAGATCCAGTGGACGCAGGTTGAGAGCCGTGACGCGGTCAAGACCTACAACAAGGTCGACATGTCGAAGTTGCCGGTGGACATGCCTGGGTTCGACTGGATTGGCTGGGCCACGGCTCAGGGCATCGACAAGACGCCCGAGGTGGTGATCGGCCAGCCGTCGTTCTTCAAAGGCTTCGCCGCGATGGTGCCGACCGTGCCGATGGCCACCTGGAAAGCCTGGCTCGCGGCGCAGTACATCACCACGGCGGGTCCGTATCTGAGCCAGCCGTTTGTTGATGCGCGGTTTGAGTTCTTCGGCAAGGCGCTGAGCGGCCAGCAGGAGCAGCGGCAGCGGTGGAAGCGCGGCGTGCAGGCAGTGAATGGGTCGATGGGCGAAGCGTTGGGCCAACTCTATGTCGCGAAGCACTTCCCCGCCACGGCCAAGGCGCGCATGGAGGTGATGATTGCCAACCTGATCGAGGCTTATCGCCAATCCATCGGTGAACTCGACTGGATGACGCCCGCGACAAAGAAGGAAGCGCTCGAGAAGCTCTCGAAGTTCAAGGCGAAGATCGGCTATCCGAATCAATGGCGCGACTACTCGTCACTCAGCATCGCCGCCGACGACCTGCTCGGCAACATGGAGCGCGCCGCCCAGGTGGAGCACAAGTACCAGGTGGGCAAGCTGGGACGTCCCGTGGACCATCAGGAATGGCTGATGTCTCCGCAGACGGTCAACGCGTACTACAACCCGGTCAAAAACGAGATCGTGTTTCCCGCCGCCATCCTGCAGGCGCCGTTTTTTGACTTCGGCGCAGACGATGCGGTGAATTACGGAGCGATTGGCGCGGTGATTGGCCACGAGATCGGGCATGGGTTTGACGACCAGGGCCGGCGCTTTGACGGCACGGGCGCCCTGCGCGACTGGTGGACACCAGCCGACGAAGCGGAATTCCAGAAACGCACCAAGCTTCTGGTCGAGCAGTTCAACGTGCTCAGCCCGGCACCGGGCCTGATGGTGAACGGTGAACTGACGCTCGGCGAAAACATCGGAGACCTGGGCGGGCTGTCGATTGCCTACAAGGCGTGGAAGCTTTCGCTCAAGGGAAATGCGTCGCCTGTGCTTGACGGCTTCACGGGCGACCAGCGCGTGTTCCTGGGCTGGGCGCAGGCCTGGCGGCTGAAGGCGCGCGAGCAGTACCTGCGCCAGCAGGTGATGGCCGACCCACACGCGCCGGCCGAGTTCCGCGCAAACGCCCCGCTCGGCAACATCGCGGGCTTCTACGAGGCGTTCGGCGTGAAGGCCGGAGACAAGCTCTTCAGAGAGCCGGCCAGGCGCGTCAGGATCTGGTAG
- a CDS encoding HlyC/CorC family transporter: MTVILIVTLLLLANALFVAAEFAIVAVPRTAVENRASAGEGLSVRLLALLSSPRQRDRFIATAQFGISVASLGLGMYGEHTLAVWLEPRLEHLVGDASFITAHTAASLVAITALTYLHIFLGEMIPKALALSRAEATARAVFWPMRVLLFALYPIVVGLDGIGALCLRLVGIRRQLDTHEESYSPEELQLIVEESEAGGALRSESGRLVRELFEFGDLTAGEAMVPRVRVVGIPVGASSDDLRRLLLAHRHTRYPVYEGDLDHIVGMLHVKDLLRRLITNERIAAADVRPLPVVPETATLDAVLTTMERARAHMAVVIDEHGGTAGVLSLEDLAEEVVGELDEGTPQAPRLVALPDGRVKVSGTLRLDELGQHFNMELQHDEVDSVSGLVMALLDRPPVVGDVVEYDHFEFTVLAVTGHGAREVQARYVG; the protein is encoded by the coding sequence GTGACCGTCATCCTGATTGTCACACTGCTCCTGCTGGCGAACGCCCTGTTCGTGGCGGCCGAGTTTGCGATTGTGGCGGTACCGCGCACCGCTGTGGAGAATCGCGCGAGTGCGGGCGAAGGTCTCTCGGTGCGGTTGCTGGCACTGCTGTCGTCGCCACGTCAACGCGACCGCTTTATCGCCACGGCGCAGTTCGGCATCAGTGTGGCCAGCCTGGGCCTGGGTATGTACGGCGAGCACACACTCGCCGTGTGGCTTGAACCCAGGCTCGAACATCTGGTGGGAGACGCCAGTTTCATCACGGCCCACACGGCGGCGAGCCTTGTGGCCATCACCGCACTGACGTACCTGCATATCTTTCTGGGCGAGATGATTCCGAAGGCGCTGGCCCTGAGCCGCGCCGAAGCCACGGCGCGTGCGGTGTTCTGGCCGATGCGAGTGTTGCTCTTTGCCCTGTATCCGATCGTGGTTGGCCTCGATGGGATCGGCGCGTTGTGCCTTCGCCTGGTCGGCATTCGCCGGCAACTGGATACACACGAAGAGTCCTACTCGCCCGAAGAATTGCAGCTCATCGTGGAAGAGAGCGAGGCGGGCGGCGCCTTGCGATCTGAGTCGGGCCGGTTGGTGCGCGAACTCTTCGAGTTCGGAGACCTCACTGCGGGCGAAGCCATGGTGCCGCGCGTGCGCGTGGTGGGCATTCCCGTCGGCGCATCATCGGATGACTTGCGCCGGTTGCTGCTGGCGCACCGCCACACCCGCTACCCCGTCTACGAAGGCGATCTCGATCACATCGTCGGCATGCTCCACGTGAAGGATTTGTTGCGGCGCCTCATCACGAACGAGCGGATCGCCGCCGCCGACGTCCGGCCGCTCCCGGTGGTCCCGGAGACAGCGACGCTCGACGCGGTCTTGACCACCATGGAGCGCGCGCGCGCACATATGGCCGTGGTCATTGATGAACACGGTGGCACGGCCGGTGTGTTGAGCCTGGAAGACCTGGCCGAAGAGGTGGTGGGCGAACTCGACGAGGGAACACCGCAGGCGCCGCGGCTCGTGGCGCTCCCTGATGGACGAGTGAAGGTGTCCGGCACGCTCCGCCTGGACGAGCTCGGTCAACACTTCAACATGGAGCTGCAGCACGACGAGGTGGACAGTGTCAGCGGGCTGGTCATGGCCCTGCTCGATCGCCCGCCCGTGGTGGGCGACGTGGTCGAATATGACCATTTCGAGTTCACGGTATTGGCAGTGACCGGCCACGGCGCTCGCGAGGTGCAGGCGCGGTACGTCGGATAA
- a CDS encoding HlyC/CorC family transporter: MSLTVWAVIFVLILINALYVAAEFGAVGVRRSRVKRLSEDGNWFARRLMPFINEPAKLDRYVAVSQIGITLSSLILGAYAQATVAVWLAPHLADWFTLDPKTSVSSAAISVLVVLTAAQVVLGELIPKSLALQFPTQVALATVLPMRWSLAAFRPFIGLLNGSATGVLRLFGVEASPHRHIHSPDEIELLIVESRDGGLLEPDEHKRLRRALRLGLRTARDLMVPLPKLTMLPVDTPWTDLVRVVAASPFSRIPVYRGTPDQIIGTLRVKDLVYQYVIDGVGSPLERLVRPVVRVAHDLPADRVIALLRDKRVHQAVVTDASNTAIGLLTIQDVIGAFLVTGAVRVDEVRG; encoded by the coding sequence ATGTCCCTGACCGTCTGGGCGGTCATCTTCGTCCTGATCCTGATTAACGCCCTGTACGTGGCCGCCGAGTTCGGCGCGGTCGGCGTCCGGCGCAGCCGGGTGAAGCGGTTGAGTGAGGACGGCAATTGGTTTGCCCGCCGCCTGATGCCCTTCATCAACGAGCCGGCCAAGCTCGATCGGTATGTCGCGGTCTCGCAGATTGGCATCACCCTTTCGAGCCTGATCCTCGGCGCATATGCCCAGGCCACGGTGGCGGTCTGGCTCGCCCCGCATCTGGCCGACTGGTTTACTCTCGATCCCAAGACGTCGGTGTCCTCGGCCGCAATCAGCGTTCTTGTGGTCCTTACGGCGGCACAGGTCGTGCTCGGCGAGCTGATTCCCAAATCTCTGGCGCTGCAGTTCCCCACGCAGGTGGCGCTGGCCACCGTCCTGCCGATGCGCTGGTCTCTGGCGGCCTTCCGGCCGTTTATCGGCCTGCTCAACGGCTCGGCAACGGGGGTCCTTCGGCTCTTTGGCGTCGAAGCCTCTCCCCATCGTCACATCCACTCGCCCGACGAGATCGAACTCCTGATTGTGGAGAGCCGCGACGGTGGCCTGCTGGAGCCCGACGAACACAAGCGGCTGCGACGGGCGTTGCGGCTGGGCCTGCGTACCGCCCGCGACTTGATGGTGCCGCTGCCCAAACTGACAATGCTGCCCGTGGACACACCGTGGACGGATCTGGTGCGTGTGGTGGCCGCCAGTCCCTTCAGTCGCATCCCTGTTTATCGCGGGACGCCGGACCAGATCATCGGTACGCTGCGCGTGAAGGATCTCGTCTACCAGTACGTGATCGACGGCGTGGGATCGCCGCTCGAACGGCTCGTGCGGCCCGTCGTCCGGGTGGCGCACGACCTGCCGGCCGACCGCGTGATTGCCCTGCTGCGCGACAAGCGCGTGCATCAGGCGGTGGTCACCGACGCATCGAATACCGCGATCGGTTTGCTCACGATTCAGGATGTGATCGGCGCGTTTCTTGTCACTGGCGCGGTGCGCGTCGACGAGGTGCGCGGGTGA
- a CDS encoding esterase produces MSFPDAASRSALTERVVPFSAGDGLVCNLINVRGQTAPHRGPVILVHGAGVRANIFRAPVETTLVDALVAHGYDVWLENWRASIDLPPTDWTLDQAAVCDHPKAVETIVRETGSAQVKAVIHCQGSTSFMMSAVAGLLPQVSTIVTNAVSLHPVVPGLSRLKLLAAVPLVGLMTDHLNPQWGLHAPTTAARLVSAVVRLTHHECDNAVCKQVSFTYGSGFPALWRHENLNDQTHEWLKQEFARVPMTFFRQITKCVGKGHLVSVERRPELPESFVAEPPKTGARIAFFAGAKNRCFLPESQQRTFEYFVGHGKSEYSMHLLPTYGHLDVFMGKDAAREVFPTMLEELDKEN; encoded by the coding sequence ATTTCTTTTCCTGATGCGGCGAGCCGGTCTGCTCTCACCGAACGCGTTGTCCCCTTCAGCGCGGGCGACGGACTTGTGTGCAATCTCATCAATGTCCGCGGCCAGACCGCGCCACACCGGGGACCGGTGATTCTGGTGCACGGGGCAGGGGTTCGCGCCAACATCTTTCGGGCGCCCGTGGAGACCACCCTCGTGGACGCGCTGGTGGCGCACGGGTACGACGTGTGGCTTGAAAACTGGCGCGCGAGCATCGACCTTCCCCCCACCGACTGGACGCTTGATCAAGCCGCGGTGTGTGACCACCCAAAGGCCGTCGAAACCATCGTCCGTGAAACGGGCAGCGCGCAGGTGAAGGCCGTGATTCATTGCCAGGGGTCCACCAGTTTCATGATGTCGGCCGTGGCCGGCCTTCTGCCCCAGGTCAGCACCATTGTCACCAACGCCGTGTCGTTGCATCCGGTGGTGCCCGGCTTGTCGCGACTGAAGTTGCTCGCGGCTGTGCCGCTGGTGGGCCTGATGACAGACCACCTGAATCCACAGTGGGGCCTGCACGCCCCGACCACAGCGGCGCGCCTGGTGTCGGCAGTGGTCAGGCTCACACATCACGAGTGCGACAACGCGGTGTGCAAACAGGTGAGCTTCACGTACGGATCGGGCTTTCCGGCATTGTGGCGTCACGAAAACCTGAACGACCAGACACACGAGTGGCTCAAGCAGGAATTTGCACGCGTCCCGATGACGTTCTTCCGCCAGATCACGAAGTGTGTGGGCAAGGGCCACCTGGTGTCAGTGGAGCGACGGCCGGAACTGCCCGAGAGTTTTGTGGCTGAGCCGCCAAAGACAGGCGCCCGCATCGCGTTTTTCGCGGGCGCGAAGAATCGGTGCTTTCTTCCCGAGAGCCAGCAACGCACGTTTGAGTACTTCGTCGGCCACGGCAAGAGTGAATACTCGATGCACCTGCTGCCAACCTACGGGCACCTTGATGTCTTCATGGGGAAAGACGCGGCGCGCGAAGTGTTTCCGACGATGCTTGAGGAGTTGGATAAAGAGAATTGA
- a CDS encoding acetoacetate decarboxylase family protein yields the protein MGKPKRLANHNGRYSLVDGIPFHLPVNCDKSPALIAVFPINADKARALMPGNELHPFRLWNKALLVISVMDYRITDIGKYIEFSIAIACTHGSRPAPPLLPALAMKYFRTGQYVLDLPVSSEVSVKGGKGIWGMPKHQANLNYIIGDRTVSSQYDKDGQFCMRIEIDRPAKASMNFSLGADNYCQFRGMLMKSSIYFKGKVGFNLFKKASARLTIGDHPRMRVLKDLEIEPNPIVTAFIPEANGVLDDHFESWFLSYPEMPASPPEGLESVATLGRGEDWLPPPKEWS from the coding sequence GTGGGGAAACCAAAGAGACTCGCGAACCACAACGGCCGCTATTCGCTGGTGGACGGCATCCCGTTTCACCTGCCCGTGAACTGCGACAAGTCGCCGGCGCTGATTGCCGTCTTCCCGATCAATGCCGACAAGGCCAGGGCGCTGATGCCGGGGAACGAGTTGCATCCATTCCGGCTGTGGAACAAGGCGCTGCTCGTGATCAGCGTGATGGACTACCGCATCACGGACATCGGCAAGTACATCGAGTTCAGCATCGCCATCGCGTGTACGCACGGGAGCCGCCCCGCGCCGCCGTTACTACCCGCGCTGGCGATGAAGTACTTTCGCACTGGCCAGTACGTCCTCGACCTGCCCGTGAGCAGCGAAGTGTCGGTGAAGGGCGGCAAGGGCATCTGGGGCATGCCGAAACACCAGGCCAACCTCAACTACATCATCGGCGACCGCACGGTGAGCAGCCAGTACGACAAAGACGGCCAGTTCTGCATGCGGATAGAAATCGACCGGCCGGCAAAGGCCTCGATGAACTTCAGTCTGGGCGCCGACAACTATTGCCAGTTCCGCGGGATGTTGATGAAGTCGTCGATCTACTTCAAAGGCAAGGTTGGCTTCAACTTGTTCAAGAAGGCGTCGGCGCGGTTGACGATCGGCGACCATCCCCGGATGCGTGTGCTTAAAGATCTTGAGATCGAGCCCAACCCCATCGTCACGGCGTTTATCCCCGAGGCGAACGGCGTGCTCGACGACCATTTTGAGTCGTGGTTCCTCTCGTACCCGGAAATGCCGGCGTCGCCGCCGGAAGGCCTTGAGAGTGTGGCCACTCTGGGCCGCGGCGAAGACTGGTTGCCTCCGCCGAAGGAGTGGTCATGA
- a CDS encoding patatin — protein MNGTLRLMVAAIGVITIVSGAGQVVAPGFVLGQLAVETNPASLHFFAIVGMFMVLFGGLLLNAMYSVRRQPVALFWAGLQKFGASAAVGIGVMNGVFSPLAGLVAGFDLLSGALILAYWRAVKEQQ, from the coding sequence ATGAACGGCACACTCAGGCTGATGGTTGCGGCGATTGGCGTCATCACCATCGTCAGCGGCGCGGGGCAGGTGGTGGCGCCGGGCTTTGTCCTCGGCCAACTTGCCGTTGAGACCAATCCTGCGAGCCTGCACTTCTTCGCCATTGTCGGCATGTTCATGGTGCTGTTTGGTGGACTGCTGTTGAACGCGATGTACAGCGTGCGCAGGCAGCCGGTGGCGTTGTTCTGGGCCGGCCTGCAGAAGTTCGGAGCGTCGGCCGCCGTTGGGATCGGCGTGATGAACGGAGTGTTCTCACCGCTGGCGGGGCTGGTGGCAGGCTTCGATCTGCTGTCCGGCGCTCTCATCCTGGCCTATTGGCGCGCCGTCAAGGAACAGCAGTGA